In Populus trichocarpa isolate Nisqually-1 chromosome 16, P.trichocarpa_v4.1, whole genome shotgun sequence, a genomic segment contains:
- the LOC7468987 gene encoding heat stress transcription factor B-3 — MANDKGLLEYVRKSTPPPFLLKTYMLVEDPATDEVISWNEEGTGFVVWQPAEFARDLLPTLFKHSNFSSFVRQLNTYGFRKVATSRWEFCNDMFRKGERELLCQIRRRKAWSSKQQPIAPIQVTTQEFEEDQRSSSTSSSSEYTTLVDENKRLKKENGVLSTELTSMKRKCKELLDLVAKYAHLEKEEEDERPKLFGVRLEAEEDRERKRKRAEISESASILLSQSCI, encoded by the exons ATGGCAAATGACAAGGGTTTATTAGAATATGTTAGAAAATCAACCCCACCACCATTTTTATTGAAAACCTACATGTTGGTGGAGGATCCGGCTACCGATGAGGTGATATCATGGAACGAAGAAGGGACTGGGTTTGTGGTGTGGCAACCGGCAGAGTTTGCTCGTGATCTCTTACCAACGCTCTTCAAGCATAGCAATTTCTCTAGCTTTGTCCGGCAACTCAATACTTAT gGTTTCCGAAAAGTTGCAACAAGCCGGTGGGAGTTTTGCAATGACATGTTTCGGAAGGGTGAAAGAGAGTTACTATGCCAAATCCGTAGAAGAAAAGCATGGTCTAGCAAGCAACAACCTATTGCACCAATTCAAGTCACAACACAAGAGTTTGAAGAAGATCAAAGATCATCATCCACTTCATCATCATCCGAATACACTACTCTGGTTGATGAAAATAAACgactaaagaaagaaaatggggtCTTGAGCACTGAGCTTACTAGCATGAAGAGGAAGTGCAAGGAGCTTCTTGATTTAGTGGCTAAATATGCACATTtggagaaagaagaggaagatgagAGGCCGAAGTTGTTTGGTGTGAGATTGGAAGCCGAGGAAGACagggagaggaagagaaagagagcagAGATTAGTGAAAGTGCAAGCATTTTACTATCTCAATCGTGCATATAA
- the LOC7484018 gene encoding ABC transporter G family member 15 isoform X1: MKVEESTENELEQSESSTVMREKKAIYLVWEDVTAVVAKNSGKGATRKLLNRQSGYALPDRIMAIMGPSGSGKSTLLDALAGRLSSNVIMSGNVLLNGKQRKIGNGSISYTTQEDILFGTLTVKETLTYSAHLRLPSTMTKDEINSVIENTIMKMGLQDCADNKVGNWHLRGLSGGEKRRLSISLEILTQPYVLFLDEPTSGLDSASALFVIHALKNIALDGRIVACSIHQPSSYIFDLFDDLCLLSSGETIYFGEAKLAVKFFAEAGFPCPTRRNPSDHFLRCINSDFDKMASTLLRSLRDSAVSVPSNFETSFTTEDIKAKLIEKYRSSEYSINTRTKIRQIALINEELMSGLIEIRINWWKQLYTLTIRSFVNMIRDLGYFWVRTLFYILISLGAGIMYFDVGLSNSAFVTRAKCYTYVYDFLICLSVGGLPSFLEEWKVSYHELLNRHYGEAVFMLSNFFASFIFLVIMSLSSGTIVFYMVKFHLGFSHYCYLCMNFFFCFAIMESVAMIVALLVPNFLMGIGVSAFAVMFLSMASGLYRPLPDLPKFFWRYPMAYISFTSWAVQGQFKNDMLGLEFEPFVQGEPKIQGKQILHDFFGVRVNYSKWWDLAALLLLLLCHKLLFLSILKYKQRLVLLLRRFCAKRTLKALALRPSFRKEKYGSSRRNQPLHPLSAQEGLASPLS, from the exons ATGAAGGTAGAAGAGAGTACTGAGAATGAATTAGAGCAGTCGGAGTCCAGTACTGtgatgagagaaaagaaagcaatATATCTGGTATGGGAAGATGTAACGGCAGTGGTGGCTAAGAACTCAGGAAAAGGTGCAACTAGGAAGTTGCTAAATCGGCAAAGTGGTTATGCTTTACCTGATCGGATCATGGCTATTATGGGTCCTTCTGGCTCAGGAAAATCCACCTTGCTTGATGCATTAGCTG GGAGGCTGTCTTCAAATGTAATAATGTCAGGCAATGTTTTGTTGAATGGGAAGCAGAGAAAGATCGGCAACGGAAGTATT TCTTATACTACTCAAGAAGATATCCTCTTCGGAACCCTTACTGTCAAGGAAACTCTCACGTACTCTGCTCATTTGAGGCTACCTAGTACAATGACCAAAGATGAAATCAATTCTGTAATAGAAAACACAATCATGAAGATGGGACTTCAGGATTGTGCTGACAATAAGGTTGGGAACTGGCATTTGAGAGGCTTAAGCGGTGGCGAAAAGAGGCGACTAAGCATTAGTCTTGAAATATTAACACAGCCTTATGTCTTGTTTCTTGATGAACCCACCAGTGGACTAGATAGTGCTTCAGCATTATTTGTCATTCATGCTCTAAAGAATATTGCTCTTGATGGAAGAATAGTTGCTTGCTCTATTCACCAACCAAGTAGTTATATCTTTGATTTGTTTGATGACTTGTGCCTCCTCTCAAGTGGAGAGACTATCTATTTTGGGGAAGCAAAGCTAGCTGTTAAG TTCTTTGCTGAAGCAGGATTTCCTTGTCCGACAAGAAGAAATCCTTCAGATCACTTCCTTCGATGTATAAATTCAGACTTTGACAAGATGGCCTCAACTCTGCTGCGATCGCTGAGAGATTCT GCAGTCTCAGTGCcatcaaattttgaaacaaGTTTTACTACAGAAGACATCAAAGCAAAGCTTATTGAAAAATACAGGAGTTCTGAGTATTCCATAAACACAAGAACAAAAATCCGACAAATTGCACTCATTAAT GAAGAGCTTATGAGTGGATTGATTGAGATCAGAATCAATTGGTGGAAGCAGCTCTACACACTGACTATTCGTTCTTTCGTGAACATGATTAGAGACTTGGGGTATTTTTGGGTACGGACCTTATTCTATATTCTAATATCACTAGGTGCTGGAATTATGTACTTTGATGTTGGCTTGTCAAACTCAGCATTCGTCACAAGAGCAAAATGCTACACATACGTTTATGACTTCTTGATTTGCTTGTCTGTTGGAGGATTACCCTCTTTTTTAGAAGAATGGAAGGTATCCTACCATGAATTACTCAACAGGCACTATGGAGAGGCTGTGTTTATGCTTTCTAACTTCTTCGCATCATTCATTTTCTTAGTGATCATGTCTCTTTCTTCTGGTACAATAGTATTTTACATGGTGAAATTTCATCTGGGCTTTTCCCACTATTGCTATCTCTGTATGAATTTCTTCTTCTGCTTTGCCATTATGGAAAGTGTGGCAATGATTGTTGCGCTGCTTGTCCCGAACTTTCTGATGGGTATAGGAGTTTCAGCTTTTGCAGTT ATGTTTTTGTCGATGGCATCTGGACTCTATAGGCCACTGCCTGATCTTCCCAAGTTCTTTTGGCGCTACCCAATGGCCTATATCAGTTTCACTTCATGGGCTGTTCAG GGTCAATTCAAAAATGACATGCTTGGGCTTGAGTTCGAACCTTTCGTTCAAGGAGAGCCTAAAATCCAAGGCAAGCAAatccttcatgatttttttggtgttcgTGTGAACTATTCGAAGTGGTGGGATTTGGCTGCTCTCTTGCTGTTGTTACTTTGTCacaaactattatttttatcaatactAAAATACAAACAGAGATTAGTGCTGCTGCTGAGAAGGTTTTGCGCGAAAAGAACTTTGAAAGCCCTTGCCTTGAGACCTTCGTTCAGGAAGGAAAAATATGGCTCCTCAAGGAGAAACCAACCTCTCCATCCATTATCTGCTCAAGAGGGTCTTGCATCTCCTTTGTCTTAG
- the LOC7484018 gene encoding ABC transporter G family member 12 isoform X2 encodes MKVEESTENELEQSESSTVMREKKAIYLVWEDVTAVVAKNSGKGATRKLLNRQSGYALPDRIMAIMGPSGSGKSTLLDALAGRLSSNVIMSGNVLLNGKQRKIGNGSISYTTQEDILFGTLTVKETLTYSAHLRLPSTMTKDEINSVIENTIMKMGLQDCADNKVGNWHLRGLSGGEKRRLSISLEILTQPYVLFLDEPTSGLDSASALFVIHALKNIALDGRIVACSIHQPSSYIFDLFDDLCLLSSGETIYFGEAKLAVKFFAEAGFPCPTRRNPSDHFLRCINSDFDKMASTLLRSLRDSAVSVPSNFETSFTTEDIKAKLIEKYRSSEYSINTRTKIRQIALINEELMSGLIEIRINWWKQLYTLTIRSFVNMIRDLGYFWMFLSMASGLYRPLPDLPKFFWRYPMAYISFTSWAVQGQFKNDMLGLEFEPFVQGEPKIQGKQILHDFFGVRVNYSKWWDLAALLLLLLCHKLLFLSILKYKQRLVLLLRRFCAKRTLKALALRPSFRKEKYGSSRRNQPLHPLSAQEGLASPLS; translated from the exons ATGAAGGTAGAAGAGAGTACTGAGAATGAATTAGAGCAGTCGGAGTCCAGTACTGtgatgagagaaaagaaagcaatATATCTGGTATGGGAAGATGTAACGGCAGTGGTGGCTAAGAACTCAGGAAAAGGTGCAACTAGGAAGTTGCTAAATCGGCAAAGTGGTTATGCTTTACCTGATCGGATCATGGCTATTATGGGTCCTTCTGGCTCAGGAAAATCCACCTTGCTTGATGCATTAGCTG GGAGGCTGTCTTCAAATGTAATAATGTCAGGCAATGTTTTGTTGAATGGGAAGCAGAGAAAGATCGGCAACGGAAGTATT TCTTATACTACTCAAGAAGATATCCTCTTCGGAACCCTTACTGTCAAGGAAACTCTCACGTACTCTGCTCATTTGAGGCTACCTAGTACAATGACCAAAGATGAAATCAATTCTGTAATAGAAAACACAATCATGAAGATGGGACTTCAGGATTGTGCTGACAATAAGGTTGGGAACTGGCATTTGAGAGGCTTAAGCGGTGGCGAAAAGAGGCGACTAAGCATTAGTCTTGAAATATTAACACAGCCTTATGTCTTGTTTCTTGATGAACCCACCAGTGGACTAGATAGTGCTTCAGCATTATTTGTCATTCATGCTCTAAAGAATATTGCTCTTGATGGAAGAATAGTTGCTTGCTCTATTCACCAACCAAGTAGTTATATCTTTGATTTGTTTGATGACTTGTGCCTCCTCTCAAGTGGAGAGACTATCTATTTTGGGGAAGCAAAGCTAGCTGTTAAG TTCTTTGCTGAAGCAGGATTTCCTTGTCCGACAAGAAGAAATCCTTCAGATCACTTCCTTCGATGTATAAATTCAGACTTTGACAAGATGGCCTCAACTCTGCTGCGATCGCTGAGAGATTCT GCAGTCTCAGTGCcatcaaattttgaaacaaGTTTTACTACAGAAGACATCAAAGCAAAGCTTATTGAAAAATACAGGAGTTCTGAGTATTCCATAAACACAAGAACAAAAATCCGACAAATTGCACTCATTAAT GAAGAGCTTATGAGTGGATTGATTGAGATCAGAATCAATTGGTGGAAGCAGCTCTACACACTGACTATTCGTTCTTTCGTGAACATGATTAGAGACTTGGGGTATTTTTGG ATGTTTTTGTCGATGGCATCTGGACTCTATAGGCCACTGCCTGATCTTCCCAAGTTCTTTTGGCGCTACCCAATGGCCTATATCAGTTTCACTTCATGGGCTGTTCAG GGTCAATTCAAAAATGACATGCTTGGGCTTGAGTTCGAACCTTTCGTTCAAGGAGAGCCTAAAATCCAAGGCAAGCAAatccttcatgatttttttggtgttcgTGTGAACTATTCGAAGTGGTGGGATTTGGCTGCTCTCTTGCTGTTGTTACTTTGTCacaaactattatttttatcaatactAAAATACAAACAGAGATTAGTGCTGCTGCTGAGAAGGTTTTGCGCGAAAAGAACTTTGAAAGCCCTTGCCTTGAGACCTTCGTTCAGGAAGGAAAAATATGGCTCCTCAAGGAGAAACCAACCTCTCCATCCATTATCTGCTCAAGAGGGTCTTGCATCTCCTTTGTCTTAG